In Oryzias latipes chromosome 15, ASM223467v1, the following proteins share a genomic window:
- the LOC101159462 gene encoding rhotekin-2 isoform X1, with protein MDDSRDVQTSKRNDSSRSILSSASSITMEIKRKKTGESSVNLQTENTSVQAKLDFEMRMREGAYKLLLACSKREQVLNASKNLLTCNARIKAYQTLLQRQKEEQGMMGAARRLAEHASGGRVACHGTIALSGLRIPLLWSDSEHFNNKGTSRRVAVFCLIKMGSDVFDTEMVVLDRSVTDVCFEGVTIFKDAVPEFELRVELWSCALEEELTVVNTPKKLAKKFRNSFGRASEKKFCSLLESAEPDTFLQHNPIPNGAKYSLLAYTTLGLPEAEGSFQSHSLIVLQDAEWSSWLPLYGNLCCQLVAQPVCMAQNIMSGYLNHKQSVEGMSRCCNLYCVLSAGFFSCYFSPEEIDAKVQPCLRVPVTKETRIRVVGKESAGHKSRSLSIINPSPEGSQTTVFITDTNDELENWLDALHQHIYDQSQWLRCCDSLMKIVVASPRKPSLFLTKQADSVYNELSISSPGKFESITDIIHSKIEETDGSFLIGCEDKKEAPNWSNLFDGSHSLVVEKSTMSHSRTSTPCSSPKPNTNSTPLSSKKRRAPPPPSDKEPFAPPTRPARPPLPPIHCQPPPSNQEKENSGACITRPTTRSKTGRPSLDAKFSAIIQQLQRSSAGGSAALRKNAPLGILEVQPQGEPHAPLQQLDNQTPEAAADGFVRAVSGPCPVPAPRSKLRKSFRENDEHESTLRLTVELTSPYEPQTT; from the exons ATGGACGACTCCCGGGATGTTCAAACTTCCAAGCGAAACGACAGCTCCAGGTCGATTTTGTCTTCTGCTTCTAGCATCACAATGGAAATCAAACGGAAGAAAACAGGAGAAAGTTCGGTGAATTTGCAGACAGAG AACACAAGTGTGCAAGCGAAGCTTGACTTTGAGATGCGAATGCGAGAGGGCGCCTACAAGCTTTTGCTGGCTTGCAGTAAGAGAGAACAAGTTCTTAACGCTTCCAAGAACCTCTTGACCTGCAATGCCAGGATCAAGGCTTATCAGACTCTGCTGCAGAGGCAAAAAGAGGAGCAGGGCATGATGGGAGCGGCGAGAAG acTTGCAGAGCATGCATCTGGTGGACGTGTGGCGTGTCATGGGACCATTGCACTCTCTG GTCTCCGTATTCCTTTATTGTGGAGTGACTCTGAACACTTTAATAACAAAGGAA CCTCTCGTCGGGTGGCGGTGTTTTGCTTGATCAAGATGGGCTCAGATGTGTTTGACACAGAGATGGTGGTGTTGGACAGATCAGTCACCGACGTCTGCTTTGAAGGAGTCACCATCTT TAAAGATGCAGTTCCTGAGTTTGAGCTGAGGGTGGAGCTGTGGAGCTGTGCTCTGGAGGAAGAGCTGACTGTGGTTAACACGCCAAAGAAACTGGCAAAGAAGTTTCGTAACTCGTTTGGAAGGGCCTCTGAAAAGAAATTCTGCTCTCTGCTGGAGAGTGCAGAGCCTGACACCTTCCTCCAACATAACCCCATACCCAA TGGAGCCAAATACAGCCTGCTGGCCTACACCACCCTGGGCCTGCCTGAGGCTGAAGGCAGTTTTCAGTCTCACTCTCTCATTGTTCTCCAAGATG CTGAATGGTCGTCATGGCTTCCACTTTATGGCaacctctgctgtcagttggtGGCACAGCCTGTTTGCATGGCACAGAACATCATGAGTGGTTACTTGAATCACAAG CAAAGTGTTGAGGGGATGAGCCGCTGCTGCAATCTCTACTGTGTGCTGAGCGCtggctttttttcatgttacttCTCCCCAGAAGAAATTGATGCCAAAGTGCAGCCCTGTCTCCGTGTGCCTGTCACTAAG GAGACGCGAATTCGAGTGGTAGGGAAGGAGTCAGCAGGCCACAAATCCAGGAGTTTGTCCATCATCAACCCTTCGCCAGAGGGATCTCAGACCACAGTCTTCATCACAGACACCAACGATGAGCTGGAGAACTGGCTGGACGCCCTTCACCAGCATATCTATGATCaaa GCCAGTGGCTGCGCTGCTGTGACAGCCTAATGAAAATTGTAGTTGCATCACCACGGAAACCATCCCTCTTCCTCACCAAGCAGGCTGACTCTGTTTACAACGAACTCA GTATAAGTTCTCCTGGTAAGTTTGAGAGTATTACAGATATTATCCACAGtaaaattgaggagacggacgGCAGCTTCCTCATTGGCTGTGAAGACAAGAAGGAGGCTCCTAATTGGTCGAATCTCTTTGATGGGTCCCATTCCTTGGTTGTGGAGAAGAGTACCATGTCCCACAGCAGAACCTCCACTCCTTGTTCGAGCCCTAAGCCAAACACAAACTCTACACCTCTCAGTAGTAAGAAACGAcgggctcctcctcctccatctgaCAAGGAGCCCTTTGCTCCTCCTACTCGTCCTGCCCGACCTCCCCTTCCTCCCATTCATTGCCAGCCTCCTCCTTCAAACCAGGAAAAGGAGAACTCTGGAGCTTGCATTACACGGCCAACCACAAGGTCCAAAACTGGCAGACCATCTCTGGATGCcaagttttctgccatcatccagcagctccagcGCAGCAGCGCTGGCGGCTCCGCAGCCCTGCGAAAAAATGCTCCTCTTGGGATCCTTGAAGTGCAACCACAGGGCGAGCCTCATGCGCCTCTGCAGCAACTGGACAACCAAACTCCTGAAGCCGCAGCTGATGGCTTTGTCAGAGCCGTCAGTGGTCCTTGTCCTGTTCCAGCACCGCGCAGCAAACTGAGGAAATCTTTCAGAGAAAATGATGAACATGAAAGCACTCTAAGATTGACTGTTGAGCTAACGTCACCATATGAACCCCAAACAACATAA
- the LOC101159462 gene encoding rhotekin-2 isoform X2, producing the protein MRMREGAYKLLLACSKREQVLNASKNLLTCNARIKAYQTLLQRQKEEQGMMGAARRLAEHASGGRVACHGTIALSGLRIPLLWSDSEHFNNKGTSRRVAVFCLIKMGSDVFDTEMVVLDRSVTDVCFEGVTIFKDAVPEFELRVELWSCALEEELTVVNTPKKLAKKFRNSFGRASEKKFCSLLESAEPDTFLQHNPIPNGAKYSLLAYTTLGLPEAEGSFQSHSLIVLQDAEWSSWLPLYGNLCCQLVAQPVCMAQNIMSGYLNHKQSVEGMSRCCNLYCVLSAGFFSCYFSPEEIDAKVQPCLRVPVTKETRIRVVGKESAGHKSRSLSIINPSPEGSQTTVFITDTNDELENWLDALHQHIYDQSQWLRCCDSLMKIVVASPRKPSLFLTKQADSVYNELSISSPGKFESITDIIHSKIEETDGSFLIGCEDKKEAPNWSNLFDGSHSLVVEKSTMSHSRTSTPCSSPKPNTNSTPLSSKKRRAPPPPSDKEPFAPPTRPARPPLPPIHCQPPPSNQEKENSGACITRPTTRSKTGRPSLDAKFSAIIQQLQRSSAGGSAALRKNAPLGILEVQPQGEPHAPLQQLDNQTPEAAADGFVRAVSGPCPVPAPRSKLRKSFRENDEHESTLRLTVELTSPYEPQTT; encoded by the exons ATGCGAATGCGAGAGGGCGCCTACAAGCTTTTGCTGGCTTGCAGTAAGAGAGAACAAGTTCTTAACGCTTCCAAGAACCTCTTGACCTGCAATGCCAGGATCAAGGCTTATCAGACTCTGCTGCAGAGGCAAAAAGAGGAGCAGGGCATGATGGGAGCGGCGAGAAG acTTGCAGAGCATGCATCTGGTGGACGTGTGGCGTGTCATGGGACCATTGCACTCTCTG GTCTCCGTATTCCTTTATTGTGGAGTGACTCTGAACACTTTAATAACAAAGGAA CCTCTCGTCGGGTGGCGGTGTTTTGCTTGATCAAGATGGGCTCAGATGTGTTTGACACAGAGATGGTGGTGTTGGACAGATCAGTCACCGACGTCTGCTTTGAAGGAGTCACCATCTT TAAAGATGCAGTTCCTGAGTTTGAGCTGAGGGTGGAGCTGTGGAGCTGTGCTCTGGAGGAAGAGCTGACTGTGGTTAACACGCCAAAGAAACTGGCAAAGAAGTTTCGTAACTCGTTTGGAAGGGCCTCTGAAAAGAAATTCTGCTCTCTGCTGGAGAGTGCAGAGCCTGACACCTTCCTCCAACATAACCCCATACCCAA TGGAGCCAAATACAGCCTGCTGGCCTACACCACCCTGGGCCTGCCTGAGGCTGAAGGCAGTTTTCAGTCTCACTCTCTCATTGTTCTCCAAGATG CTGAATGGTCGTCATGGCTTCCACTTTATGGCaacctctgctgtcagttggtGGCACAGCCTGTTTGCATGGCACAGAACATCATGAGTGGTTACTTGAATCACAAG CAAAGTGTTGAGGGGATGAGCCGCTGCTGCAATCTCTACTGTGTGCTGAGCGCtggctttttttcatgttacttCTCCCCAGAAGAAATTGATGCCAAAGTGCAGCCCTGTCTCCGTGTGCCTGTCACTAAG GAGACGCGAATTCGAGTGGTAGGGAAGGAGTCAGCAGGCCACAAATCCAGGAGTTTGTCCATCATCAACCCTTCGCCAGAGGGATCTCAGACCACAGTCTTCATCACAGACACCAACGATGAGCTGGAGAACTGGCTGGACGCCCTTCACCAGCATATCTATGATCaaa GCCAGTGGCTGCGCTGCTGTGACAGCCTAATGAAAATTGTAGTTGCATCACCACGGAAACCATCCCTCTTCCTCACCAAGCAGGCTGACTCTGTTTACAACGAACTCA GTATAAGTTCTCCTGGTAAGTTTGAGAGTATTACAGATATTATCCACAGtaaaattgaggagacggacgGCAGCTTCCTCATTGGCTGTGAAGACAAGAAGGAGGCTCCTAATTGGTCGAATCTCTTTGATGGGTCCCATTCCTTGGTTGTGGAGAAGAGTACCATGTCCCACAGCAGAACCTCCACTCCTTGTTCGAGCCCTAAGCCAAACACAAACTCTACACCTCTCAGTAGTAAGAAACGAcgggctcctcctcctccatctgaCAAGGAGCCCTTTGCTCCTCCTACTCGTCCTGCCCGACCTCCCCTTCCTCCCATTCATTGCCAGCCTCCTCCTTCAAACCAGGAAAAGGAGAACTCTGGAGCTTGCATTACACGGCCAACCACAAGGTCCAAAACTGGCAGACCATCTCTGGATGCcaagttttctgccatcatccagcagctccagcGCAGCAGCGCTGGCGGCTCCGCAGCCCTGCGAAAAAATGCTCCTCTTGGGATCCTTGAAGTGCAACCACAGGGCGAGCCTCATGCGCCTCTGCAGCAACTGGACAACCAAACTCCTGAAGCCGCAGCTGATGGCTTTGTCAGAGCCGTCAGTGGTCCTTGTCCTGTTCCAGCACCGCGCAGCAAACTGAGGAAATCTTTCAGAGAAAATGATGAACATGAAAGCACTCTAAGATTGACTGTTGAGCTAACGTCACCATATGAACCCCAAACAACATAA